From one Thermatribacter velox genomic stretch:
- a CDS encoding sugar transferase, translated as MQKYLPLFDYVVSLTALYASFWLHLLLRGNPHVLRLLSLLSDLLFLAPLLPVFLNAVLGTYSRRSRFALFASSRLIVSSILTFFIFTTALFYLRIFEFPRLIILLWVFMNFIFFYSLRIPFFRKRENGRLFVLYRGEKGRKMFEDMHWKSTIRGTVVGGTDINTLSQEELRDYLRHIVQDLSVDRFLLILEPEERSRVTAFLEEEGIEYDLRGALYFFEERHGQVKLVLADLVDYPKMLEENPYLPFKEAFDRIISCILLLLLSPLFAVLALLIRLDSPGPVFYRQVRVGKDGKIFTLCKFRTMVPDAERETGAVLAQKNDPRITRIGRILRKTRLDELPQLWNVLRGEMSLIGPRPERPEFVEQWKKLIPHYETRLLVKPGITGWAQVCGRYDEGPETVWEKLEYDLYYLRNLSPSLDLEILARTILVVLFGKGAR; from the coding sequence ATGCAAAAATACCTACCTCTTTTTGACTACGTGGTAAGTCTCACGGCACTGTATGCTTCTTTCTGGCTGCACCTTCTTCTGCGTGGGAACCCGCACGTCTTGCGGCTTCTCTCTTTATTAAGCGACTTGCTCTTTCTGGCTCCGCTTCTTCCAGTCTTTCTCAACGCAGTGCTTGGTACCTATTCCAGGCGCTCTCGCTTTGCGCTTTTTGCCTCCTCCCGCCTCATCGTCTCTTCTATCCTGACTTTTTTCATCTTCACCACCGCTCTTTTTTACCTGCGTATTTTTGAATTTCCTCGTCTGATCATCCTTCTCTGGGTGTTCATGAACTTCATCTTCTTTTACTCCCTGCGTATTCCTTTCTTCCGCAAGCGGGAAAACGGAAGATTGTTCGTCCTTTATCGCGGAGAAAAGGGCCGAAAAATGTTTGAAGACATGCACTGGAAAAGTACTATCCGGGGAACGGTGGTCGGCGGAACTGACATTAACACCCTTTCTCAGGAAGAACTGCGCGACTACCTGCGCCACATCGTCCAGGACTTGAGCGTTGACCGCTTTCTGCTCATCCTGGAGCCTGAAGAGCGTTCCCGGGTTACCGCATTTCTTGAAGAAGAAGGCATCGAGTACGACCTGCGGGGTGCCCTTTACTTTTTTGAAGAAAGGCACGGGCAGGTTAAGCTGGTCCTTGCAGACCTCGTGGATTATCCCAAAATGCTCGAAGAAAACCCATACCTTCCCTTTAAAGAAGCCTTTGATCGGATTATTTCCTGTATCTTGCTTCTTCTTCTTTCACCGCTTTTTGCTGTCCTGGCCCTTTTGATTCGCCTTGACTCTCCCGGCCCTGTCTTCTACCGGCAGGTGCGGGTCGGAAAGGATGGAAAAATCTTTACCCTCTGCAAGTTCCGAACTATGGTCCCTGATGCCGAGCGAGAAACTGGAGCCGTGCTTGCCCAAAAAAACGACCCCCGGATAACTCGAATAGGAAGAATCCTTCGCAAAACTCGCCTTGATGAGCTACCCCAGCTCTGGAACGTACTGCGGGGTGAAATGAGCCTGATAGGCCCTCGCCCAGAACGTCCGGAGTTTGTGGAACAGTGGAAAAAACTCATTCCTCATTACGAAACCCGGCTTTTAGTAAAACCCGGTATAACCGGCTGGGCGCAGGTCTGCGGGAGGTATGATGAAGGCCCAGAAACCGTCTGGGAAAAGCTCGAATACGACCTCTACTATCTGCGAAACCTCTCACCAAGCCTCGACCTTGAAATACTCGCCCGGACCATCCTGGTTGTACTTTTCGGAAAAGGAGCACGGTAG
- a CDS encoding glycosyltransferase family 4 protein has protein sequence MAKILVISHYTRSLLNFRGELIKTLVRRGHEVFAFGPEKGFEKEIAKLGASFVPIRLQRSSVNPLEDFMTFRELLTLIRNIRPDVVFSYAIKPVIYGSLAAGIAKVPRIYSLITGLGYAFVNESIKQKLLNKGVVFLYRLALRYNQVVFFQNRDDLELFESLELIGRHTEAVVVNGSGVDLQRFYPASPVCSPLSFILVARLIKDKGIIEYAEAARIVKKRHPEVVFRLLGPFDENPNGLSKEVIARWVDEGIIEYLGETNDVRPFLASSSVFVLPSTYREGVPRSALEAMAMGRPIITTDVPGCRETVIHGHNGLLVPPKDVEALVKTMEFFVLHPESIEPMGLESRKIAEKKFDVHKVNQIMIEKMGL, from the coding sequence GTGGCAAAAATTTTAGTGATTTCCCATTATACCCGTTCCTTACTTAATTTCCGTGGAGAGCTCATCAAAACGCTTGTTCGGCGAGGTCATGAAGTTTTTGCTTTTGGTCCAGAAAAGGGGTTTGAAAAAGAGATTGCAAAGCTTGGAGCTTCTTTTGTACCTATTCGGTTGCAAAGGAGCAGTGTTAACCCTTTAGAGGATTTTATGACCTTCCGAGAATTGTTGACCCTTATCAGAAACATCCGACCGGATGTGGTTTTTTCTTATGCCATAAAACCGGTCATTTATGGTTCTTTGGCCGCTGGTATAGCTAAAGTACCCAGGATATATTCCCTTATAACCGGTCTTGGGTATGCCTTTGTTAATGAGAGCATTAAACAGAAGCTTTTGAACAAAGGAGTAGTTTTCTTATACCGCCTGGCTTTGCGTTACAATCAGGTAGTGTTTTTTCAAAACAGAGACGATTTGGAACTTTTTGAATCTCTTGAGCTTATTGGTAGGCATACCGAAGCCGTAGTGGTTAATGGATCAGGTGTGGACCTGCAAAGGTTTTACCCAGCATCTCCCGTTTGTAGCCCCCTCTCGTTTATACTTGTTGCGAGGTTAATTAAGGATAAGGGCATCATAGAGTATGCTGAAGCGGCAAGGATTGTTAAAAAAAGGCATCCCGAGGTTGTTTTCCGCCTTCTTGGTCCTTTTGACGAAAATCCCAATGGACTGTCAAAAGAGGTTATTGCTCGCTGGGTAGATGAAGGCATTATTGAATATCTTGGGGAAACCAATGATGTACGTCCTTTTCTTGCTTCTTCGAGTGTTTTTGTTTTGCCCTCTACCTACCGGGAAGGTGTGCCTCGGTCCGCTCTTGAGGCTATGGCGATGGGGCGTCCGATTATTACCACAGACGTTCCAGGATGTAGAGAAACAGTTATTCATGGGCACAACGGGCTTTTAGTTCCTCCTAAAGATGTTGAAGCTCTGGTAAAAACTATGGAATTCTTTGTTCTGCACCCTGAGTCTATTGAACCGATGGGTCTTGAAAGCAGGAAAATTGCCGAAAAGAAGTTTGATGTTCACAAAGTGAATCAGATAATGATTGAAAAGATGGGTTTGTAA
- a CDS encoding NAD-dependent epimerase/dehydratase family protein, translating into MNSYYDLRLKEYRLSLLRSFPNFRFFKADIRNVSDLRMVFKECGAFDAVFHLAAMAGVRYSMRRPEEYVSVNVDGTLNILKLCQEFGVPKFVLASTSSLYAGQPLPFSEGLPVNEPISPYAASKKGAEALAYTYHYLYGIDVVVLRYFTVYGPAGRPDMSIFRFIYLVLKGIPLVIYGDGTQRRDFTYIDDIVEGTIRSLGISGYEVINLGSNAPHSLGEAISLIEELTGKKVLIEYKPAEKTDMPSTWANIEKAKRLLGWKPGTPLKEGLGKTIAWFKENWEWVKNIDIWREGW; encoded by the coding sequence ATGAATTCCTACTATGATTTGAGGTTGAAAGAGTATCGGCTTTCTCTGCTTCGCTCTTTCCCGAATTTCCGTTTTTTCAAAGCTGATATTAGAAACGTATCGGATCTCAGGATGGTATTCAAAGAATGCGGGGCTTTCGATGCAGTTTTTCACCTTGCTGCGATGGCTGGTGTTCGCTACAGTATGCGCCGTCCTGAGGAATATGTGAGTGTCAATGTAGATGGAACCTTAAACATTCTCAAATTGTGCCAGGAATTTGGTGTGCCAAAATTTGTCCTCGCTTCTACCTCGTCTCTTTACGCTGGGCAGCCACTACCTTTTTCCGAAGGTCTTCCGGTTAACGAACCTATTTCCCCTTACGCAGCGAGTAAAAAAGGAGCTGAAGCTCTTGCGTATACCTATCACTACTTATATGGTATTGATGTAGTTGTTTTACGATATTTCACTGTTTATGGTCCAGCAGGAAGGCCTGATATGAGCATTTTTCGTTTTATTTACTTGGTGCTAAAGGGCATTCCGCTGGTTATTTACGGAGACGGAACCCAAAGGAGGGATTTTACCTATATTGACGATATCGTTGAAGGAACTATTCGTTCTCTTGGTATTTCCGGGTATGAAGTTATCAATCTTGGCTCTAATGCCCCCCATTCTCTCGGGGAAGCTATTTCGCTGATAGAAGAGCTAACTGGAAAAAAGGTACTTATTGAATATAAACCTGCTGAAAAGACCGACATGCCCTCTACCTGGGCAAATATTGAGAAAGCAAAAAGACTCCTTGGTTGGAAGCCAGGGACGCCACTCAAAGAAGGTTTGGGAAAAACGATCGCCTGGTTTAAAGAAAACTGGGAGTGGGTAAAGAACATAGACATCTGGCGCGAAGGATGGTAA
- a CDS encoding IS110 family transposase, producing MNKNSWQYFIGIDVSRDRFTYAIIDASLQVLSEGQLHMNLEGFTALSQLISSYPNSLIGVESTGSYHLNLLAFLITNQYPVALINPALIKKFSQSITLRNTKTDRIDALTIARFLLKNLEVIPHFIPDKLDDLAALARVRESLTQQIARTKTQLKQHLVVVFPELVAHRNIFTDFLLSVLEEFPTPHSVLKASPGRVKAVFRKLKARGRKPSLSAEQFLELARDSIGISTTNYALIIKHEVEMLRFLNQKLQEITKQFIEEIQKNQKDNLELLKSIKGVSDITSAHFLAAVKDIHRFENRRKLAAYAGIDPSIKQSGSRYARGGISKRGSKSLRRCLYLMASGVMRCNEYFRAYYLKKRGEGMPHRKAMIALCNKLLRVIFAMLRKGEKFVPVTHYL from the coding sequence ATGAACAAAAACTCCTGGCAGTATTTCATAGGCATTGATGTTTCCAGGGACAGGTTCACCTATGCAATCATCGATGCTTCTTTGCAGGTGCTCAGTGAAGGTCAACTGCATATGAACTTGGAGGGATTCACTGCCCTCAGCCAGCTTATTAGCTCCTATCCCAACTCCCTGATTGGTGTGGAGTCTACTGGGAGTTACCACCTCAACCTCCTGGCCTTCCTGATTACCAACCAGTACCCGGTGGCACTCATCAACCCCGCCCTCATCAAAAAGTTCTCTCAGAGCATCACCCTGCGCAATACCAAAACTGACCGCATTGATGCCCTCACCATCGCCAGGTTTCTGCTCAAAAACCTGGAAGTGATTCCTCACTTCATCCCTGACAAGCTGGATGACCTGGCTGCCCTGGCCAGGGTGAGGGAAAGCCTCACTCAACAGATTGCCAGAACCAAGACCCAGCTCAAACAACACCTGGTGGTGGTCTTCCCGGAACTGGTGGCTCACCGCAACATCTTCACCGATTTCCTGCTCTCGGTACTTGAAGAATTTCCCACTCCCCATTCGGTTCTCAAAGCCTCCCCAGGCAGAGTGAAGGCTGTCTTCAGAAAGCTCAAAGCAAGAGGAAGAAAACCATCTCTCAGTGCTGAACAGTTCTTGGAACTTGCCAGAGATTCCATCGGTATCTCCACCACCAACTATGCCCTGATCATCAAACATGAAGTGGAGATGCTCCGGTTCCTCAACCAGAAGCTCCAGGAGATTACCAAACAGTTCATCGAGGAAATCCAAAAGAACCAGAAAGACAACTTGGAACTCCTCAAATCCATCAAAGGAGTCAGTGATATCACCTCGGCTCATTTTCTGGCTGCAGTCAAGGATATACACAGGTTTGAAAACCGAAGGAAACTGGCTGCCTATGCAGGTATTGACCCTTCTATCAAACAGTCTGGTTCCCGGTATGCTCGAGGTGGAATCAGCAAGAGGGGCTCTAAGTCTTTGCGGAGATGTCTCTACCTCATGGCAAGTGGAGTTATGCGCTGCAATGAGTACTTTAGAGCTTATTACTTGAAAAAGAGAGGTGAGGGAATGCCCCACAGAAAAGCAATGATTGCCCTCTGTAACAAGCTGTTGAGGGTTATCTTTGCTATGCTCAGGAAAGGTGAAAAATTTGTTCCAGTTACACATTATTTATAG
- a CDS encoding UDP-glucose/GDP-mannose dehydrogenase family protein, giving the protein MSCEITILGTGYVGLVCGVGLADFGNQVVCTDVDGDKIDLLKEGVVPIYEPGIGEYFERNCKEGRLCFEKDVALAIKEGDVIFIAVGTPAKEDGDVDLSFLWSAVEAIARYSTTPKTVVVKSTVPVGTTRKVERKLKELNPNVSFTVVSNPEFLREGKAVYDFFHPDKVVIGTEGREAQELMREIYRPLYLLGTPFVFCNFETAELIKYANNAFLALKITFINQIANLCDAVGADVQVVAKALGMDGRIGPKFLHPGPGFGGSCFPKDTRALVKMGKRFGEEMSLIEEVIKANEGQRKKVVGKLERLLGNLEGRKICVLGLAFKAETDDIRESPAIDVVRILLERRAKIHAHDPQAIENARSVFGNSVSFFEDMYEAMKDCDAICILTEWNCYRNLDLEKVKSLLKGNVVLDARNVLEPDRVKQKGFVYEGIGRR; this is encoded by the coding sequence GTGTCTTGCGAAATAACTATCCTTGGTACAGGTTATGTAGGTTTGGTTTGCGGAGTGGGACTTGCTGACTTTGGTAATCAGGTTGTATGTACAGATGTGGATGGTGATAAAATTGACTTACTCAAAGAAGGCGTTGTTCCCATTTATGAGCCAGGAATAGGAGAGTACTTTGAGCGCAATTGCAAAGAAGGTAGACTCTGTTTTGAAAAAGACGTCGCTCTGGCGATAAAAGAGGGGGACGTAATTTTTATTGCTGTTGGTACTCCTGCTAAAGAAGATGGAGATGTGGATCTTTCCTTCCTCTGGAGTGCGGTGGAAGCTATTGCAAGATATAGCACAACTCCTAAAACGGTTGTTGTAAAAAGCACAGTGCCGGTTGGTACCACTCGCAAAGTTGAAAGAAAACTCAAAGAGCTTAATCCAAATGTTTCTTTTACCGTAGTTTCCAATCCTGAGTTTTTGAGAGAGGGGAAAGCTGTTTATGATTTTTTCCACCCGGATAAGGTTGTCATAGGTACAGAAGGCAGAGAAGCTCAGGAGCTCATGCGAGAAATTTATCGGCCTTTGTACCTTTTGGGAACCCCCTTTGTTTTCTGTAATTTTGAAACTGCTGAGCTCATCAAGTATGCTAATAATGCTTTTCTTGCCCTTAAGATTACTTTTATCAATCAGATTGCCAATCTTTGTGATGCAGTGGGAGCTGATGTTCAGGTTGTGGCTAAGGCGCTGGGTATGGACGGGCGCATTGGGCCAAAATTCTTGCATCCTGGGCCCGGCTTTGGTGGAAGCTGTTTTCCCAAGGACACCAGAGCACTGGTTAAAATGGGCAAGCGTTTTGGAGAAGAAATGAGCTTGATTGAGGAAGTTATTAAGGCTAATGAAGGGCAGCGCAAGAAGGTAGTGGGAAAACTGGAGAGGCTTTTAGGTAATCTTGAAGGAAGAAAAATTTGCGTGTTGGGACTTGCTTTCAAAGCAGAGACTGATGATATCCGTGAGTCTCCGGCAATCGATGTGGTGAGGATTTTACTCGAAAGGAGAGCGAAAATACATGCCCATGACCCCCAAGCAATCGAAAACGCAAGGTCAGTCTTTGGAAATTCTGTTTCTTTCTTTGAGGATATGTATGAAGCAATGAAAGATTGTGATGCGATTTGCATTCTTACCGAGTGGAATTGCTACCGCAATCTGGACCTGGAGAAGGTTAAGTCATTACTTAAGGGCAACGTAGTTCTTGATGCAAGGAATGTGCTGGAGCCAGATAGAGTAAAGCAGAAAGGCTTCGTTTATGAAGGTATAGGGAGGAGATAA
- a CDS encoding glycosyltransferase family 4 protein, with translation MGMKVLFLITGLSFGGAETQLVRLATRLKERGWEVKVVTLLSPKAYVEELEEAGISVFSLDIKSKMPNPRPLWHLVRLICKWRPRIVHSHMIHANIFARIAQIFAPVPVLISSARNIDERGRKGSGRLRTFLYRITDPLCDLTTQVSRVGLERYIQIGAVSRYKIRYIPNGVDTERFHPDLEIRARVRKVFGFDNDFVWIAVGRFDPQKNYASLFQAFTQVLKRRPDARLLIAGDGPLRPSMEVLAEELGIAERVSFLGIRRDVPELMNASDAYVMSSAWEGMPNVLLEAHATGLPIVATDVGGNGEIVLDGVTGFLVPPGEPDSLAQAMMRLMNLPPEEQSRMGELGRQHIVENFDMERVVDKWEELY, from the coding sequence ATGGGCATGAAAGTCCTTTTCCTTATCACTGGCCTTTCCTTTGGTGGTGCAGAAACGCAGCTTGTTCGCCTTGCTACCCGCTTAAAAGAGCGAGGGTGGGAAGTAAAAGTTGTGACTCTCCTTTCACCAAAAGCTTATGTTGAAGAACTGGAAGAAGCAGGCATTTCTGTGTTTTCACTTGACATAAAAAGTAAGATGCCAAATCCTCGGCCCCTTTGGCATCTCGTCCGGCTCATTTGCAAATGGCGCCCCCGTATTGTCCACAGTCATATGATACATGCCAATATTTTTGCCCGGATAGCACAAATATTTGCTCCGGTTCCCGTTCTCATTTCTTCAGCCCGCAATATTGATGAAAGAGGTCGGAAGGGTTCGGGAAGATTAAGAACCTTTCTTTATCGGATAACCGACCCGCTTTGCGACCTTACTACTCAGGTGAGCCGTGTCGGACTGGAAAGGTATATCCAGATTGGTGCTGTTTCGAGATACAAAATACGCTATATTCCAAATGGCGTGGATACCGAAAGATTCCATCCAGATCTGGAGATTCGGGCAAGAGTTCGAAAAGTTTTTGGCTTCGATAACGACTTTGTCTGGATTGCAGTGGGAAGATTTGATCCCCAGAAAAACTATGCCAGCCTTTTTCAGGCATTTACTCAGGTGCTTAAAAGGCGTCCCGATGCACGCCTTCTTATCGCTGGTGATGGACCGCTTAGGCCTTCCATGGAGGTCTTAGCAGAAGAGCTTGGTATTGCTGAGCGGGTATCCTTCCTTGGCATAAGGCGTGATGTCCCCGAACTCATGAATGCCTCAGACGCCTACGTTATGTCCTCAGCCTGGGAGGGAATGCCAAACGTACTTCTTGAAGCCCATGCTACTGGACTTCCCATTGTTGCTACAGATGTTGGCGGTAATGGAGAGATCGTGCTTGATGGAGTGACCGGCTTTCTTGTTCCTCCTGGAGAGCCGGATTCTCTGGCTCAAGCTATGATGCGCTTAATGAACCTTCCTCCAGAGGAACAGAGCAGGATGGGTGAATTGGGGCGTCAGCACATTGTTGAAAATTTTGACATGGAGCGGGTTGTGGATAAGTGGGAGGAGTTGTACTGA
- a CDS encoding ArnT family glycosyltransferase yields MRDLWGFCFFAFGAIVILKLSRGNARLRNLLFVAFIVRAFFALVHYYVIPLPDSQADAVSFEVTAARWAQAGFWEALEKFRTGSKLYPWVIAMLYSIFGRNPLMAQAVNVILGTLIVYNVFWIAFLLWGKKHAYCSAWCVTLFPTLVLYSAITMRETMIVFPLTLGTLCFIRWLKEDRLIDFLGAVFMYGLSVAFHTGTLPAIFVAGLAALRRLLDALYFARTRALVRRSIAVCCLFLIIFAILSTGWGLSKAGIIMRSGDFVESIALQQARAARSRAAYLRNLQPDNFLDLILQVPVRIVYFLFMPFPWLVSSLADLLGLIIAGCNFVVTLLVISSLVRILEQKERRWVFWTLLFLLITFSIGTSNYGTAVRHSAKLVPLALALARIPRVRIWA; encoded by the coding sequence ATGAGAGATTTATGGGGGTTTTGTTTTTTCGCTTTTGGAGCGATAGTGATATTAAAGCTTTCTCGCGGGAATGCTCGTTTACGAAATTTACTTTTTGTTGCTTTTATAGTTCGCGCTTTTTTTGCCCTGGTTCATTATTATGTGATTCCTCTTCCTGATTCCCAGGCTGATGCTGTTAGCTTTGAAGTTACTGCTGCCAGGTGGGCACAGGCTGGTTTTTGGGAAGCTTTAGAAAAATTTCGCACCGGATCAAAACTATATCCCTGGGTTATTGCAATGCTTTACTCTATTTTTGGTCGCAACCCGCTAATGGCCCAGGCAGTCAATGTTATTTTGGGGACTTTAATCGTTTACAATGTTTTTTGGATAGCTTTTCTTCTTTGGGGAAAAAAGCACGCTTACTGTTCAGCGTGGTGTGTAACTCTTTTTCCAACACTTGTGCTTTATTCAGCCATTACTATGCGGGAAACAATGATTGTTTTTCCCTTAACTTTAGGAACATTGTGTTTTATACGCTGGCTTAAAGAGGATCGACTTATAGATTTTTTAGGGGCAGTTTTTATGTATGGTTTAAGTGTGGCTTTCCATACTGGCACGCTACCTGCGATTTTTGTGGCCGGTCTTGCTGCGCTGCGTAGATTACTCGACGCCCTTTATTTTGCAAGAACCCGGGCGTTGGTTAGAAGGTCTATTGCAGTGTGTTGTTTGTTTCTAATAATTTTTGCTATCCTATCTACAGGTTGGGGGTTAAGTAAGGCGGGGATAATTATGAGGTCTGGAGATTTCGTGGAAAGTATAGCACTTCAACAGGCGAGAGCGGCTCGCAGTCGAGCAGCGTACTTGCGCAATCTTCAACCGGATAACTTTTTAGATCTGATTTTACAGGTTCCGGTTCGCATTGTTTATTTTCTTTTTATGCCTTTTCCGTGGCTTGTTTCTTCATTGGCTGACTTGCTGGGATTGATAATTGCGGGTTGCAACTTTGTCGTTACCCTGCTGGTTATCAGTTCTTTGGTCAGAATTTTGGAACAGAAGGAACGCCGATGGGTATTCTGGACTTTGCTCTTTTTGTTGATTACTTTTTCTATTGGCACTTCCAATTATGGTACTGCCGTTCGGCACAGTGCAAAGCTCGTGCCTCTTGCGCTTGCGCTTGCCCGAATTCCGAGAGTAAGGATATGGGCATGA
- a CDS encoding glycosyltransferase family 4 protein has translation MKLATVYLGRKGGGNIYSFSMACELANFIDQVCIISSFNQNLRDWKKLNCYCVDTYENVVGFFFSLVNKKKIWKVIDAIFAFDADLVYFPMLHTWSPFILSAIKRLKPSAQVFATIHDPVLHLGERNPYLYFQQRFVIRKSDALILLSSCYKEMLFKKHGITDDRILVLPHGIFNYYFDGLSFEEDYSKKILLKDNAKQGVQFVVAFLGRIKRYKGLEVLLRAFQKFEVGKSDVRLVIAGEGKLSRKEAKLISELPENKVYVLNRWLSDVEISYLVKASDVIVAPYICGTQSGVVSMAFAAGKPVIVSDCGGLPEQVGFGKFGLITKAGDVFSLSEALEYIYVDSELRKTLINNIKQYALEELSWRNQAKKLYEFMSSFLPSKRVDNS, from the coding sequence ATGAAACTTGCGACAGTTTATTTAGGTAGAAAAGGAGGAGGAAATATATATTCTTTTTCAATGGCCTGTGAGTTGGCCAACTTTATAGATCAAGTATGTATAATTTCTTCCTTTAACCAAAATCTTAGAGACTGGAAAAAACTAAATTGCTATTGTGTTGATACCTATGAAAACGTTGTGGGTTTTTTCTTTTCATTGGTGAATAAAAAGAAGATTTGGAAAGTAATAGATGCAATATTTGCATTTGATGCCGACCTGGTTTACTTTCCCATGCTCCATACCTGGAGTCCCTTTATTCTTTCTGCTATCAAAAGGCTCAAGCCCTCTGCGCAGGTGTTTGCTACTATTCACGATCCAGTTCTTCATCTTGGTGAGAGAAATCCATACCTCTATTTTCAACAAAGATTCGTAATAAGGAAAAGTGACGCTTTAATTCTTTTAAGTAGTTGCTATAAAGAGATGTTATTTAAGAAACACGGTATAACAGATGATAGGATTCTGGTTTTACCGCATGGTATTTTTAACTATTATTTTGACGGTTTGAGTTTTGAAGAGGACTATAGCAAAAAAATATTATTAAAAGATAACGCGAAGCAAGGAGTTCAATTTGTCGTTGCTTTTCTTGGGAGAATCAAAAGATATAAAGGTTTGGAAGTACTTTTAAGGGCTTTCCAGAAATTTGAGGTGGGCAAGTCAGATGTAAGGTTGGTTATTGCGGGAGAGGGAAAACTTTCGAGAAAGGAGGCTAAGTTAATTAGCGAATTACCGGAGAATAAAGTTTATGTTTTGAATCGGTGGCTTTCTGATGTGGAAATTTCTTATTTAGTAAAGGCTTCCGATGTCATTGTAGCTCCTTATATTTGTGGTACGCAATCTGGGGTAGTTTCTATGGCATTTGCAGCTGGAAAACCCGTCATTGTTTCTGATTGCGGGGGGTTACCAGAGCAGGTGGGTTTTGGGAAGTTTGGCCTGATCACTAAAGCAGGTGATGTTTTTTCTCTAAGCGAGGCCTTAGAATATATATATGTTGATTCGGAGTTACGAAAAACATTGATTAATAATATAAAGCAGTACGCTTTAGAGGAGCTTTCTTGGAGGAACCAAGCGAAGAAACTTTACGAGTTTATGTCGAGTTTTTTACCCTCAAAAAGAGTTGATAATTCTTGA
- a CDS encoding glycosyltransferase, with amino-acid sequence MDKLFSVVVLTYNQEKLVEECLESIYKQDYPHIELIVSDDASQDRTVEIVEKWLAKKGNRFINTVLIKSPKNTGISANHTRGVKQTKGEFLKYIGGDDILLPGALKKMANFLEKNKNILIATSFIQPFVSNPQNGKTLLLPPIPEKWAVKVLQKPWQGQFGYMSRHCFLPAPGFFFRRKIFEEIGYFDEEFKRFEDWHTWLKCLLKGHKIHFLPEVTVKWRIHPDSVSTSALYKSDRRFQEENLLVYKKYILPNLDLLTTFEKIHIRARIKFIETLIANNGHISALNKARMAYLLDPIKWVEFPGWLWKKMFDKRGREVKKLFRRE; translated from the coding sequence ATGGATAAACTTTTTTCAGTAGTGGTACTCACTTATAACCAGGAAAAACTTGTAGAAGAATGCTTGGAGAGCATCTACAAGCAGGATTATCCTCATATAGAGCTTATCGTCAGCGATGACGCCTCGCAAGACCGGACTGTTGAAATAGTAGAAAAGTGGCTTGCAAAAAAAGGTAACAGGTTTATAAACACCGTGTTAATCAAATCACCCAAAAACACAGGCATCTCAGCAAACCACACACGGGGAGTTAAGCAAACCAAAGGAGAGTTTTTAAAATATATCGGTGGCGACGACATTCTCTTGCCTGGAGCTCTCAAAAAGATGGCCAACTTCCTGGAGAAAAACAAAAACATCCTCATAGCCACTTCATTCATTCAGCCATTTGTATCTAACCCTCAAAATGGAAAAACATTGCTTTTGCCACCAATACCTGAAAAATGGGCAGTCAAAGTGCTTCAGAAACCTTGGCAAGGACAATTCGGCTACATGTCGCGCCATTGCTTTCTTCCCGCACCCGGTTTCTTTTTCAGAAGGAAAATTTTTGAAGAAATTGGCTACTTTGATGAAGAGTTCAAGCGTTTTGAAGACTGGCATACCTGGCTGAAATGCCTCTTGAAAGGACACAAAATTCATTTCCTCCCTGAGGTAACGGTAAAATGGCGCATACATCCAGATTCAGTCAGCACTTCTGCACTTTATAAAAGTGATAGGCGCTTTCAGGAAGAAAATTTGCTTGTATACAAAAAATATATTCTTCCCAACCTTGACTTACTGACAACTTTTGAAAAGATTCATATCAGAGCAAGAATCAAGTTTATCGAAACGCTTATTGCAAATAACGGACACATAAGCGCACTAAACAAAGCCCGCATGGCCTATCTCTTAGACCCGATAAAATGGGTTGAATTCCCAGGGTGGTTGTGGAAAAAGATGTTCGACAAACGGGGTAGAGAGGTTAAAAAGCTTTTTCGCCGGGAATAA